gcatggtggtgtgtagctgtggtcccagctgctcgggaggctgaggtgagaggatcacttgaacccaggaggcagaggttgcagtgagccaagatcgcgccactgtactccagcctgggtgacagagcaagactcagtcttggggaaaaaaaaaaaaaaaaaaagccccagagATTATGCTTCCATGTGGCCAAATGCATGTCAGTACTCAGGCGGTCCCTGCCTTCTAGAAGCCGCCTCACCACCTGGGATAGGCTGAATAAGAACAGCCTGTAAAGATTTCATGTcctggccgggtatggtggctcaagcctgtaatcccaggactttgggagactgaggcaggcggatcacgaggtcaagagatcgagaccatcctggccaatatggtgaaaccccatctctactaaaaacacaaaaagtagttgggtgtggtggtgcgtgcctatagtcccagctactcatgaggctgaggcaggagaattgcttgaacccaggagggggaggttgcagtaagccaagatcacgccactgtacttcagcctggaaacagagcgagactccgtctcaaaaaaaaaaaaaagatttcatgtcctaatccctggaacctgtcaATATTAACCTTataaggggccaggcgcggtggctcacacctgtaatcccagcactttggaaggccaaggcaggtggaccacctgaggtcaggacttcgagaccagcctgagcaatatggtgaaaccccctctctactaaaaatatacaaattagccagacgtggtggcatgtgcttgtagtcccagctactcgggagtctgaggcaggagaatcgcttgaacccgggagatggaggttgcagtgagccgagatcgcgccactgcactacgtacagcctgggtgacagagctggacttcatctcaaaaaaaaaagaaaaaaaagtttacacAAATAAATTAGTGATGTAGGAAGAGTTAATCACATGCTTCATACCTTGGTTTCGCCCCAGGTGGCCTTGCCAAAATTATCTGCATACTCTTCATCATCTGTGATCAGAAAGTTATCGAAAATAGTTCCAGATCTCACCTGCAGATGAAAATAAGGCcttcatttttatgcttttactctttattatttgtttatttttcatttcttttttcctttggaaatataTGAAGCTCAggtgacattttttattttttagagatggggtcttgctatgttgcctaggctggatttgaacttctgggcttggccaggcgtggtggctcacacctgtaatcccagcactttgggaggctgaggcaggtgaatcagttgaggtcaggagttcaagaccagcctggccaacatggtgaaccctgtctctactaaaaatacaaaaattaccaggtgtggcagtgcatgcctgtagtcccagctactcgggaggctgaggtgggaggatcacttgaacctgggaggcaggggctgcggtgatctgagatcgtgccactgtactcccacctgggtgacagagtgagactctgtctcaaagaaaaaaaaaaaagaacttccgGGCTCATGTGatcatcccatctcagcctccccagtagctgtgactactacaggcgtgagccatactGTCCCTGGCTACTAGGCCTTTATTTTTGATGtgacaaaaagaaacagatgTATTTTGCTCAGTACAGTGTACCGTAACAGCAATTAGAATAGTAGGtggtgctggccgggcgcggtggctcaagcctgtaatcccagcactttgggaggccgaggcgggtggatcacgaggtcaggagatcgagactatcctggttaacatggtgaaaccccgtctctactaaaaatacaaaaaaaactagccgggcgtggtggcgggcgcctgtagtctcagctacttgggaggctgaggcgggagaatggcgtgaacctgggaggcggagcttgcagtgagccgagatcacgccactgcactccagcctgggagacacagcgagactccgtctcaaaaaaaaaaaaaaaaaaaaaaaagaatagtaggTGGTGCTTAAATCTATTTCTAGAATATCCTTTCCCTCTAGGGCACTGGTTCCTCAAACTTGGCTACACATTAGGAtcactaaaacttttttttttttttgagacttagtgtcgctgttcttttttttttttttttttttttgttgttgagacagagtctcgctttgtcgcccaggctggagtgcagtggcacgatctcagctcactgtaagctccgcctcccgggttcacaccattctcctgcctcagcctcctgagtagctgggactacaggcacccaccaccacgcccggctaattttttgcatttttagtagagacagggtttcaccgtgttagccaggatggtctcgatctcctgacctcatgatccgcccgcctcggcctcccaaagtgctgggattacaggcgtgagccaccgcgcccggccctttttttttttttttttttaaaacaaagtctcgctctgtcgcacaggctggagtgctgtggcgcgatcttggctcactgcaacctccacttcctgggttcaagtgattcctcccaggttcaagtgattctcatgcctcagtctcctgagtagctgggactacaagcacgcgccaccacacccggctaatttttgtattttcggtagagatggactttcactatgttgcccaggctggtctcaaatacctgagctcaggcagtctgcccgcctcggcctcccatagtgctgggattacaggcgtgagccaccatgcctggctgggatcaccaaagcatttaaaaacaacaacaacaacaacaacaacaacaactctcagcactttgggaggctgaggtggaaggattacttgagcctagaagttccaaaccagcctggacaacacagtgagacccccatctcttaaaaaaaaatctgggtatggtggcttgtgtctgtagtcctagctacttgggaggctgaggtgggaggattgcttgggcccagtttgaggctccagtgagctagaATCgtgcctaggtgacagaataagaccctgtctcaaaaaaacaaaacaaaacacacacacacacacacacacacacacacacacacacacacacacacacactaaagtaaatttaaaaccaAATGACCTGCCAAAGCTCCAGGCCAATGGCACCAATGTTCTCAAATTCCGAGAGGTCATACTGTGTCAAATAGTTGGTATTCTTCATTTTATGGTGGAGCCAGATGTCTTTATCAATACCTTCTGGTTTCAGGCCATCCTGCATCAGAAAAACCATATGAGGCGGTCTCAATGACATGGGCAGGGGAGGGGCATCCCTGGGGCATCCCTGGCGTCATGCAAAGAGGCCACACACCTGGTACGGGGGTTTCTGGAGCATCGACGCCGGCCAGTCCCCATCCAGTTCACCATTCCAGTCGCTCTGCTTGCTGGCACTGGCGTCCAGAAAATGTTTCTCCCAGTCCTTCAAAGACAtgtaaggaaaaagtaaaatcaatCAGATGCTCATATATTTGCTGTTgttgcttctgtttttgtttcttgagactaGGTTTtgctcttgcccagactggagtgaggtagcgcaatcatggctcactgcagcctcaatctcctgggctccagtgatcctcctgcctcagcctcccaagtagctgagactacaggtgctcgccatcATACCTcgctactattttttttttttttgagacggagtctcgctctgtcgcccaggctggagtgcagtggccagatctcagctcactgcaagctccaccccccaggtttacgccattctcctgcctcagcctcccgagtagctgggactacaggcacccaccacctcgcccggctagtttttgtattttatttttagtagagacggggtttcactgtattagccaggatggtctcgatctcctgacctcgtgatccgcccgtctcagcctcccaaagtgctgggattacaggcttgagccaccgcgcccagcccctggctactatttttatgttttgtacagtcagggtctccctctgttgcccaggctggtctcgaactcctgggctcaagttatcctcctgccttgacctccgaactgctggtattacaggcatgagccaccgcacccaaccagaTGCTCAGATTTGAGAAAGGAAATTATTAGATGCCAAGTGGCAGGCACAGGCTGGTGACCCCTGTCCCAGTGTCCCTTTCCCTTCTTCAATTTGGTCGTCAGGAGGCCAAGTGCTTGGTGCTTCCAATGCCACTGAGGACTTCAGGGCAATACCACACTGCCTAGATTTTTCTCCCTAACCTGCCATATGACTTTAGCCCTTTCCTCTATGCTATGGAGAGGAGCAGTGGTGTGGAAAACTTCAAGTAGTGGCTAGAGTGAAAATGATGGTGCAAAAAGCAATGACaatggccagatgtggtggctcacgcctgtcatcccagcactttgggaggccgaagtgggcagatgacttgaggtcgggagtttgagaccagcctggccaacatggtgaaaccccctctctactaaaaatacaaaaattagccaggggtggtggcgggtgcctgtaatcccagctactcaggaggctgaggcaggagaatcacttcaacctgggaggcagatgttgccgtgaactgagattgtgccactgtactccagcctgggcaacaagagtgaagctccgtctcaaataaataaataaataaatactcttttttttttttttttttttttttttgagacggagtcttggtctgtcgcccaggctggggtgcagtggcacaatctcggctcactgcaacctccacctcctgggttcacgccattctcctgcctcagcctcccgagcagctgggactataggcgctcgccactacgcccggctaattttttgtattctttagtagagacggggtttcactgtgttagccaggatggtctcgatgtcctgaccttgtgatccgcccgcctccggcctcccaaagtgctgggattacaggcgtgagccaccgcgcccagccaactctttttttttttttttttgagacagagtctcgctctgtcgctcaggctggagtgcagtggcgcgatctcggctcactgcaagctccgcctcccgggttcacaccattctcctgcctcagcctcctgagtagctgggactacaggcgcccgccaccgcgcccggctaattttttgtatttttagtagagacagggtttcaccgtggtctcgatctcctgaccttgtgatccgcccgcctcggcctcccaaagtgctgggattacaggcgtgagccactgcgcccggcaataAATATCCTTTTATGATACCTTCAGATGTGTAGCAATGTGGCTGGTCTGCAGTGTGTGCTCTGGGGAGGCCATTTGGTGCTACAATATTGCCATCGTGGCTACCAGCCATGCAGCAATGGTCCAGTAACTGGGTACTTACAAACTATATTTGTGCACTTTCTAGAGTTGCCCAGGAAAAATTCACACCTGGGCTTTGTTGTCTTTAGTCTGCTCCCAATCCTTCGATTCTGCCGGGGATGTTTCCTTCTTCAGTGATGTTAAGTTCCAGTCGTACTCTATGCTGCCGGATTCAATTGACTGACCATCAATTTTCACGTCGTAAGAAAGATCTGGTCTTAAAATTAGAGTGTAGAGGTGTGTGAAGCCATCAACCTGCACATTTTAGGGGGAAAAGTGTAAGAATTAAAccctcaatttctttcttttttttttttttgagatggagtttcactctgttgcccaggttggagtgcagtggctcaatctcagctcattacaacctccacctcccgagttcaagcgattctactacctcagcctcctgagaagctgggattacaggcacccaccaccataccccactaatttttgtatttttagtagagatggtttcaccatgttagctaggctggtctcaaactcctgatctcaggtgatccacccgcctcggcctcccaaagtgctgggattacaggcatgagccaccgcgcctgaccaacCCTCCATGCTTTAATGCAAGTCTAAATATgcagcttatttttatttgtttatgtatgtatgtatttatttatttttgagacggagtctcgctctatcacccaggctggagtacagtggcttgatctcggctcactgcaagctccacctcccgggttcacgccattctcctgcctcagcctcccaagtagctgggactacaggcgcccaccaccgcacccggctaattttttgtatttttagtagaggtggggtttcactgggttagccaggatggtctcaatctcctgacctcgtgatccacctgtctcggcctcccaaagtgctgggattacaggcatgagccaccacacccagcctatttatttttttgagacagggtcttgctctgtcacccaggctggagtgcagtggtacaatcatagctcactgcagccttgacctcctgggctcaattgatcctcccacctcagccttccaagtagctgggaccacaggtttcTGGCActttacctggctaatttttgtatcctttgtagtgacagggttttgccatgttgcccaggctggtcttgaactccttggctcaagcaatcctcttgcctcagcctcccaaagtgctgggattacaggtgtgagcctctgcacccagccatttCTCCAGAATGTTTTCTCCATCCTGaatatttcattcattaatgAGGATGGATGTGGTTGAAATGTGACTGTACTATTGTAACCCTCATAGGGCAAATGATGACATGTCATAGCTCACAGAAAAAATGAGAGTACCCTTCTGATGGGGTAAAAACTTCAGGAAACCAGTTAAAGGAGACAAGTCTCTCCGATGGCCCCCTACACTGGAAACCGGAAACAGGAGGTATGTTTACAAAGACCCATCCTTGGCTCAGTTAAGTATTTTACTATCAAAACTAATTTCTCTAAACTTAATTATCATCAGGCAAGAGTTAACACTCATTTATTTGAATACAAGAGCAGTTACCTTACACCTGATCAGTTTCTTGTTTTCGTGATACTGATTcttgaaatgtaaaataacatgAACTTTCTTGATATCAAATCCACAAATATCAggtcctacaaaaaaaaaaaagaaattagccgctCTCAATTTCTTTCCATAATGCATCACCATAGAATAACCAACCCacaaccattcttttttttttttttttttttgagacagagtctcgctgtcacccaggcgggagtgcagtgatgtgatcttggctcacagcaacctctgcctcccgggttaaagcgattctcctgcctcagcctcccgagtagctgggactacaggcgcacaccaccatgcccagctaatgtttgtatttttagtagagatggggtttcaccatgctggccaggctggtctcaaactcctgaccttgtgatccacccgcctcagcctcccaaagtgctaggattacgggcttGAACCACTGTGCACGGCCCATTCTTCTTAAATATAATCAGATACAATCTGATAATCAGATATTCACactaagttatttatttatttatttgagacagagtctcgctctgtcgcccaggctggagtgcagtggtgggatcttggctcactgcaatctccgcctcccgggtttaagtgattcttctgcgtCAAGCTCCTGAGTAGCGTAGCTGTGATTACAGttatgcaccaccaggcccagccaatttttgtgtttttagtagagacggggttttgccatgttggctaggctggtctcgaactcctgacctcaggtgatttgcccgccttggcctcccaaagggctgagattataggtgtgagccaccacatctggtcaCATGTGTGAATATCTTATTACGATTAAAGGACAATGTCCTGGCTTTCCACTCACTTTTTGAGTGTGTTCTGTAgcttatttaaatattcaaagtgGCCtgctaatcctagcactttgggaggccaaggtagggggaagacttgaggccaggagtttgagaccagcctggccaacatggtaaaaccccatctctactaaaaatacaaaaattaaccaggagtggtggcatgtgcctgtagtcccaggtacttgggaggctgaggtgaaaggatcacttgaacctgggaggttgaggttgcagtgagctgagactgggccactgcactgcagtctgggtgaccaagcaagactacgtctcaattaaaaaaaaaaaaaaaaaagtaggctgggcgtggtggcttacggctgtaatcccagaactttaggaggccgaggtgggtggatcacgaggtcaggagttcgagaccagcctgaccaagatggtgaaaccccatctctactaaaaatacaaaaattagccaggcatggtggcacgtgcctgtaatctcagctactcaggaggctgaggcaagagaatgccttgaacctgggagacggaggttgcggtgagccgagatcacaccagtgcactccagcctgggtgacagagtgagactccatctcaaaaaataaaaataaaatgctatggaATGTGAAATATTTGTATGAAAGTCAACTTGTTCAAAATTGAGacatgcaatttatttttcttcaacattGGTCAGAGTTTTCGTCTCGATTCGTAAGTACCTActcactttgaatttttttttttttttttgagacagtctcactgtcacccaggctagagtgcagtggtgtgatctcagctcactgcaacctctgcatcccaggttcaagtgattcttgcgcctcagcctcccaagtagctgggatcacaggtatgcgccaccatacttgaaaccgcctttgcaaaattaagactgagacaatgaaagagatctcacttaactgactccatcttgcttctaacctccagggtctccttgttcattcctgggcgtaggctgaactaactctgagagaaacttagtttatagtttaaacgaAGACAgtaacagtcctttcccaaagcagacctccttcttgcctgggggctagattgcctttttcttttttcttttcttttctttctttttcttttcttttctttctttttttctttttgagatggagtcttgctctgtcacctaggctggagtgcagtggcacgatcttggcttactacaacatctgcctcccaggttcaagcgattctcctgtctcagtctcctgagtagttgggattacaggcgctgccagcacgtccacctaatttttgtatttttagtagagatgagggtttcaccgtgttgtccaggctagtcgtgaactcctggcctcaagtgattctccgacctcggcctcccagtatgagccactgcaccggccacTTTGAATATTTAATTAAGCTTCAGAACACACTCAGAAGCAAGTGGAAAGTCCAAACATTGTCCTTTAACAGCAATAATAAGATACacatgtggccgggcgcagtggctcacgcctgtaatagcattttggggggccgaggcaggcggatcacctgaggtcgggagtttgagatcagcctgaccaacacggtgaaaccctgcctctactaaaaatacaaaaattagccaggtgtggtggcacgcagctgtaatcccagctactggggaggctgaggcaggagaatcacttgaacctgggaggtagaggttgcagtgagccaagattgcacctttgcactccagcctgggtgacagagcaatactccatctcagaaaaaaaaaaggtatttacgCATGTAATGGATGTTCATAAGGAAATACAGACAGATGGGCTCTGTGTTGCCTGTCTGGGGTTTTATGCATAACTTATGCATAGGAATTTATGCAAATATCAAGACTCTGACGATAACTgtgcttc
The sequence above is a segment of the Macaca nemestrina isolate mMacNem1 chromosome 20, mMacNem.hap1, whole genome shotgun sequence genome. Coding sequences within it:
- the LOC105486765 gene encoding calreticulin-3, whose translation is MAGVRVPLWGICMLRVALATVYFQEEFLDGEHWRNRWVQSTNDSRFGHFRLSSGKFYGHKEKDKGLQTTQNGRFYAISARFKPFSNKGKTLVIQYTVKHEQKMDCGGGYIKVFPADVDQKNLNGKSQYYIMFGPDICGFDIKKVHVILHFKNQYHENKKLIRCKVDGFTHLYTLILRPDLSYDVKIDGQSIESGSIEYDWNLTSLKKETSPAESKDWEQTKDNKAQDWEKHFLDASASKQSDWNGELDGDWPASMLQKPPYQDGLKPEGIDKDIWLHHKMKNTNYLTQYDLSEFENIGAIGLELWQVRSGTIFDNFLITDDEEYADNFGKATWGETKGPEREMDAIQAKEEMKKAREEEEEELLSGKMNGREHYFNRFHRRNEL